Sequence from the Thermococcus sp. genome:
GGTAAACTTAAATCCTTTTCGCTCATTTAGGGGTGGGGTTCATCATGGTGCGATTTGCTAGCTTCATAAGCCAGAAGTTCAAAAACATCGCTGGAAACAGGTACGAGGAGATACTGAAATCCTACGAGGATTTCTTCCTGACGGAGGGGGAGATGGTCATTCCTGACGTTGGCTCCGTTCTTATTGCCCTTGACAGATACAGTGAGGAGGTTCCAAGTGAAGTTTATGAGGCTATATCTGCCTATCCCAATGCCGGATTTCTGGTTGTCTATGTGGTAGATGAAAATGTTCTACGCCTCATACGGAGCACTCTTGGGGATAAGGAAGCTCAAAAGTTCCAGGAGAAGGAGGAACAGTTGGCGGAGGAGAGGCTGTCAAAGGTTGAGAAGAAACTCCGAGAACTTGGGATTTCACCGAGGAGGGGGCGGGTCTTTGGGGACAAGGGTGAATACCTTGAGGAACTCACTGGAAAATACGACCTTCTGGTGATCTCAAAACACTACGGTTCCGAAACCACGAAGACCCATCCCATAAGCCCCGTTGTTTTCAGGGTTGTCCAAGGCATTAAGAAGCCTGTTGTAATCTACTGAGGAGGAAGGAGCATGATGTCCACAATGGAGATAGCTGCACTGCTCGTATTCATCGGAGTCTACGTTCTGATAATGAGTGAGAGG
This genomic interval carries:
- a CDS encoding universal stress protein; translated protein: MVRFASFISQKFKNIAGNRYEEILKSYEDFFLTEGEMVIPDVGSVLIALDRYSEEVPSEVYEAISAYPNAGFLVVYVVDENVLRLIRSTLGDKEAQKFQEKEEQLAEERLSKVEKKLRELGISPRRGRVFGDKGEYLEELTGKYDLLVISKHYGSETTKTHPISPVVFRVVQGIKKPVVIY